A genomic window from Salmo salar chromosome ssa23, Ssal_v3.1, whole genome shotgun sequence includes:
- the LOC106584150 gene encoding regulator of G-protein signaling 21 isoform X1, translating into MPSLIITETLIQTQHFNMEQDDRRRNKNLGKNFMCRLQCMFSHSSTSESRLSLEDTQQWSQSLERLLESKYGLATFRTFLKSEFSDENIEFWLTCEEYKKIKSSFRMSSKAKKIYEHFIKAEAPKEINIDYHTREQIKRAVKNPTLQCFDDAQKIVYGLMERDSYPRFLRSDIYRSLLDSLAADAVKG; encoded by the exons ATGCCCAGCCTAATCATCACAGAGACACTGATACAAACACAGCACTTCAATATGGAGCAGGACGACAGGAGGAGGAACAAGAACTT gGGAAAGAACTTTATGTGCCGACTACAATGCATGTTCTCACATTCATCCACCTCTGAGAG CAGGCTAAGTTTAGAAGATACCCAACAATGGTCTCAGTCACTGGAGAGACTCCTCGAGTCTAAAT ATGGACTGGCAACCTTCAGAACCTTTCTGAAGTCTGAATTCAGCGATGAGAACATTGAGTTCTGGCTGACGTGTGAGGAGTACAAGAAAATCAAGTCTTCATTCAGAATGTCATCGAAGGCCAAAAAAATCTATGAGCATTTCATAAAGGCTGAGGCTCCTAAAGAG ATAAACATTGACTACCACACGAGGGAGCAGATCAAGAGGGCCGTGAAGAATCCGACACTCCAGTGCTTTGACGATGCCCAGAAGATTGTCTATGGGCTGATGGAGAGAGACTCGTACCCTCGCTTTCTGCGCTCAGACATTTACCGATCCCTCCTGGATTCCCTCGCCGCTGACGCCGTAAAGGGCTAA
- the LOC106584150 gene encoding regulator of G-protein signaling 21 isoform X2, whose amino-acid sequence MPSLIITETLIQTQHFNMEQDDRRRNKNLGKNFMCRLQCMFSHSSTSERLSLEDTQQWSQSLERLLESKYGLATFRTFLKSEFSDENIEFWLTCEEYKKIKSSFRMSSKAKKIYEHFIKAEAPKEINIDYHTREQIKRAVKNPTLQCFDDAQKIVYGLMERDSYPRFLRSDIYRSLLDSLAADAVKG is encoded by the exons ATGCCCAGCCTAATCATCACAGAGACACTGATACAAACACAGCACTTCAATATGGAGCAGGACGACAGGAGGAGGAACAAGAACTT gGGAAAGAACTTTATGTGCCGACTACAATGCATGTTCTCACATTCATCCACCTCTGAGAG GCTAAGTTTAGAAGATACCCAACAATGGTCTCAGTCACTGGAGAGACTCCTCGAGTCTAAAT ATGGACTGGCAACCTTCAGAACCTTTCTGAAGTCTGAATTCAGCGATGAGAACATTGAGTTCTGGCTGACGTGTGAGGAGTACAAGAAAATCAAGTCTTCATTCAGAATGTCATCGAAGGCCAAAAAAATCTATGAGCATTTCATAAAGGCTGAGGCTCCTAAAGAG ATAAACATTGACTACCACACGAGGGAGCAGATCAAGAGGGCCGTGAAGAATCCGACACTCCAGTGCTTTGACGATGCCCAGAAGATTGTCTATGGGCTGATGGAGAGAGACTCGTACCCTCGCTTTCTGCGCTCAGACATTTACCGATCCCTCCTGGATTCCCTCGCCGCTGACGCCGTAAAGGGCTAA
- the LOC106584150 gene encoding regulator of G-protein signaling 1 isoform X3: MSSKAKKIYEHFIKAEAPKEINIDYHTREQIKRAVKNPTLQCFDDAQKIVYGLMERDSYPRFLRSDIYRSLLDSLAADAVKG, from the exons ATGTCATCGAAGGCCAAAAAAATCTATGAGCATTTCATAAAGGCTGAGGCTCCTAAAGAG ATAAACATTGACTACCACACGAGGGAGCAGATCAAGAGGGCCGTGAAGAATCCGACACTCCAGTGCTTTGACGATGCCCAGAAGATTGTCTATGGGCTGATGGAGAGAGACTCGTACCCTCGCTTTCTGCGCTCAGACATTTACCGATCCCTCCTGGATTCCCTCGCCGCTGACGCCGTAAAGGGCTAA
- the LOC106584152 gene encoding regulator of G-protein signaling 1 → MLVKDTIGLVITFQVGFINYKKINVDHHIHEKINRYMKAPGLCCFDEAVRHVYKLMESDSYSRFLRSDAYLGLRRKARTFWSTLGVKSP, encoded by the exons atgctagttaaggatactataggtcTAGTTATCACATTTCaagttggatttattaactacaaaaag ATCAACGTTGACCACCACATCCATGAGAAGATCAACAGGTACATGAAAGCTCCTGGTCTGTGCTGCTTTGACGAGGCAGTGAGACACGTGTACAAACTGATGGAGAGCGACTCGTACTCCAGGTTCCTCAGATCAGACGCCTACCTGGGGCTCAGACGCAAAGCCAGGACCTTCTGGTCGACGTTAGGGGTCAagagtccctag